The sequence below is a genomic window from Paenibacillus silvisoli.
GATTTCGATATCTTCCGTACCGCCGGTATCGCCTTCTGCAATCTTCGGCAATGTCAGTCGAATGGATTGATTAAGGCCGCTTGCGTCTGATTGCGTGATGCGGCTTGGTCCGACTCGATAGAGCTCCGTAATGATGGAGGACATGAGAAGATCGCCTTCGTCGCGCAGCGAATTTTCGATACGAACTTTATTGTATGTATTGAGACCGAACGTAATAGAGGCATAGATGACTCCCATGACGACCGACAACAACGTGAGCGAGGCAATCAGTTCGATGAGCGTATAACCGCCCTCCGCGTTTCGGTCGGTTGAACGGCGCCGCAGCAGGTTAACGAATCGATTCATCGGTGATATACCCCTCCACTTCGGTCATCTCCCGTTTGCTTGAACTTGCGGCATCGTCTGCCGTATCGGCTTCTCGGACTTCCACTTTGATCGGGAGCAAGTATTCGCCGATTCTGCCGTTGTCTTCCGTGCCGCCGTCCGAATCGAGCTTCTTGAACAAGTTATCCTGATAACTGATCGTAATCTCGTACGGGATATTGTTAACGATTGGATTTAATATATAGTATAAGGTCTGCGGGTCGGCTACTAGCTCGGTATATTCGCAGGAGCTGGCCGTTTGGCAGCCGCTAGTATCAATTGTTGGACTATCGTTGGAGCCAATAGGCTGTACGCCTTTGAAAAAATCGGTCATCTCTTTGAAATCGGACTCCTTCTGCATATAAAACAGCGTGTTGCGCGCCAAGTTGATCATGACCGTCTTATTCTGGTTCCCTTTCGCATAGGAAAGCGCATTGACAAAAAAAGCCGTCATCGCAAGACCGGCAACGGCGATCACAACAAGGCTGGCTAATATTTCGACAAGCGTAAAACCGCGTTCGCCTTTCGGCTCCTGCCGGTTCTGAAATTCGAGCTTAGATAATTTCAATCTAAGTTCCCTCCTGACACAGCAAAACTTTCAAAGTAGTCCTAACGGTTATGTATTCGACATCGTTCGGGCAAACCCTCTTAGTTCTAAAGTCTCATTCCAATAAAAATGCCGCCTCCTAATAGTGGAAGCGGCATTGCTAGTTAAAGCGATTTGGACGAATAGATCAGCTGGGGAATTCGGCAGCTGCGAGTATCTCGTACATCGGACGCTGCTGCAGTCTGCTTACATAAAGCGTGATGGCATTGACGGTCCACGGTACCGATACGGAAGCGGGCACCGTGAACCGGTCAAGCTGCGAGCGCTCAAACGGAGCAGCAGCAGCCCCCGCGTAATTGCGAGCTAGCGTAAGATGCGGAGCGTAGGGGCGATCCTCCGGCACGAAGCCGAGCGGTTCGAGCAATCGCGAAACCTCGCGCTGGAGCAGCCGCAACGGCTTCAGATCCCCGTCGACTCCCGCCCATAGAACGGAGGGATTCGCACGGCGCCCGAAGACACCGAGCGGCGCGAGTTCAAGCTTGAAAGGCTGTGCCGCTGCCGCAGCTTCATGAAGGGCCGAGACGATGGCGGGAACCCGATCGGCAGGGGTATCGCCGAGAAATTGCAGCGTAATGTGATAGTCCTGCTCGTGCACCCATTTGCGAAACGGCAGCTGCTCCTTGATATCGCCGCACCAAGCGGACAGCGCCTGCTTAACGGAAGCGGGCACGGCCACAGCGGCGAACAGCCGAACGGAAGCGGCAGCCGGCGAAGCAGGAGTAAACGAGTCGGAGTCAGATTCGGATGATAGCATCATACAGCCTCTTTTCAATCAAAAGTCCTCAATGATATAGCCATGCCCCAATTCAATTTCCGTAAACCCGGCCATTTTCTTCGTTTGGTAAGGGATCGCAACGAAACTGCCTGCGAGAATATAGTTCCTTCTGTCAGCCGCATGAGCCGCCGGCAAGGCAAAAGCTTTCACGTTCGGAAACGCCTGCCGAAGCGTCGTATGGATCGCAGCGATATGCGCATCGTTCTCGCTTTTGCCCATGAGATTGACGAGAATCGTGCCAGTATCCTCGAGCTTGGAAGCGGCCAGCTCGAAGAAGCCTCTCGACGTCAAATGCCGTGGCGTTCCTTTGTCGGAGAAGGCATCGAGCAGAATAAAATCATAGGAGCCCGCGGCTTCCTCAGCGAGCAGCGCACGGCCATCTCCGACCACAACATCGGGACCGCAATAGCCGAAAAACTTATTGCTCAGCTCCACCACCTGCGCATCCAGCTCTGCGACCTTGACCCGTCTTCCCGCGCAGTGCCGCGCTATCGTTCCGATACCGTGACCGATGAGAAACACGCTGCCCGCAGAACCGCCGTCGCCGGATGCCATCAGATGCAGCATCGCCTGCGGATACTCGAACAGGATCCGCTCCGGCTGCTCCAGGTCCATCGCGCCTTGCATCGCCTGATCCGAAAACTGAAGGATGCGAAAACGTCCGCGGCTGCCGCCGTATTCATCGGTATCGTAGACGATAATTTCATTTTGCTCACCGGCTTCCCGGAATAGAATTTGCTGCATCATGTTCCCGAATTCCCTTCGCAAGTAGCAGATTGATAAAAGCGTAACAGGCTCAGG
It includes:
- a CDS encoding PulJ/GspJ family protein; the encoded protein is MNRFVNLLRRRSTDRNAEGGYTLIELIASLTLLSVVMGVIYASITFGLNTYNKVRIENSLRDEGDLLMSSIITELYRVGPSRITQSDASGLNQSIRLTLPKIAEGDTGGTEDIEIRANDSAKSALYIGGHEIAIESEVVKNDSSITVSCSNKQTGCSSGMIEINLQLLQTYGGNNHTLKLQSRFGF
- a CDS encoding prepilin-type N-terminal cleavage/methylation domain-containing protein, which encodes MKLSKLEFQNRQEPKGERGFTLVEILASLVVIAVAGLAMTAFFVNALSYAKGNQNKTVMINLARNTLFYMQKESDFKEMTDFFKGVQPIGSNDSPTIDTSGCQTASSCEYTELVADPQTLYYILNPIVNNIPYEITISYQDNLFKKLDSDGGTEDNGRIGEYLLPIKVEVREADTADDAASSSKREMTEVEGYITDESIR
- the thpR gene encoding RNA 2',3'-cyclic phosphodiesterase, producing MMLSSESDSDSFTPASPAAASVRLFAAVAVPASVKQALSAWCGDIKEQLPFRKWVHEQDYHITLQFLGDTPADRVPAIVSALHEAAAAAQPFKLELAPLGVFGRRANPSVLWAGVDGDLKPLRLLQREVSRLLEPLGFVPEDRPYAPHLTLARNYAGAAAAPFERSQLDRFTVPASVSVPWTVNAITLYVSRLQQRPMYEILAAAEFPS
- a CDS encoding spermidine synthase, coding for MMQQILFREAGEQNEIIVYDTDEYGGSRGRFRILQFSDQAMQGAMDLEQPERILFEYPQAMLHLMASGDGGSAGSVFLIGHGIGTIARHCAGRRVKVAELDAQVVELSNKFFGYCGPDVVVGDGRALLAEEAAGSYDFILLDAFSDKGTPRHLTSRGFFELAASKLEDTGTILVNLMGKSENDAHIAAIHTTLRQAFPNVKAFALPAAHAADRRNYILAGSFVAIPYQTKKMAGFTEIELGHGYIIEDF